One part of the Bdellovibrionota bacterium genome encodes these proteins:
- the pdhA gene encoding pyruvate dehydrogenase (acetyl-transferring) E1 component subunit alpha, giving the protein MTRSVQPRAEIVATRSHERWTSIYQSMKRQRMIDEKMVLLQRQGRIGFYGPITGQEGAAIGSVAALEPRDWVVPALREAATALYRGLPLDTYIAQLFGNSGDWIQGRQMPCHHTYRDGNYVAMSSCVGNQLPCAVGIAMAAQYRKDPVVVLAYLGDGATSEGDFHSAMNFAGVYKSPVVFFCQNNQWAISVPAAKQTASKNFAVKAAAYGFEGVRIDGNDAVEVFETTQKAVKKARKGDGPTFIEAVTYRMGGHTTSDDPARYRDPKEVEAWAKKDPVDRLRKHLEKNKLWNKQQEKQLEEEFTTELNAAIERVEKLPPPPLESMFEDVYAVMPPHLQEQRDQALARHAK; this is encoded by the coding sequence ATGACCAGATCTGTTCAGCCTCGTGCGGAAATCGTCGCCACACGATCACACGAACGGTGGACGTCCATTTATCAATCGATGAAGCGTCAACGCATGATCGACGAAAAAATGGTCCTACTGCAACGGCAGGGGAGGATCGGCTTTTACGGACCGATCACCGGGCAAGAAGGCGCGGCGATCGGAAGCGTAGCCGCGCTCGAGCCGCGGGACTGGGTCGTCCCGGCTCTCCGCGAAGCAGCCACCGCGCTCTATCGAGGACTCCCCTTGGATACCTACATCGCTCAACTCTTCGGGAATTCGGGGGATTGGATTCAGGGACGCCAGATGCCGTGCCACCACACGTATCGCGACGGGAATTACGTCGCGATGTCGAGCTGCGTTGGAAACCAACTTCCCTGCGCGGTTGGAATCGCCATGGCGGCTCAATATCGAAAAGATCCTGTCGTCGTCCTCGCCTATTTGGGAGATGGTGCGACTTCGGAGGGCGATTTTCACTCCGCAATGAATTTTGCGGGCGTGTACAAATCCCCGGTCGTCTTTTTCTGCCAAAACAATCAATGGGCGATTTCCGTTCCGGCCGCGAAACAGACGGCGTCCAAGAATTTCGCCGTAAAAGCCGCCGCGTATGGATTCGAGGGAGTTCGGATCGACGGAAACGACGCGGTCGAGGTTTTTGAAACCACGCAAAAAGCCGTGAAGAAGGCGCGGAAAGGGGACGGCCCGACGTTTATTGAAGCGGTCACGTATCGCATGGGAGGGCACACGACTTCCGACGACCCGGCGCGATACCGAGATCCGAAAGAGGTGGAGGCCTGGGCCAAGAAAGACCCCGTCGATCGGTTGAGAAAACATCTGGAAAAGAACAAACTATGGAACAAACAGCAGGAGAAGCAGCTGGAAGAGGAATTCACGACCGAGCTGAACGCGGCCATTGAACGGGTCGAAAAACTGCCTCCCCCTCCGCTGGAATCGATGTTCGAGGATGTCTACGCGGTGATGCCTCCGCATCTCCAAGAGCAGCGCGACCAGGCCCTGGCGCGCCACGCGAAGTAA
- the lpdA gene encoding dihydrolipoyl dehydrogenase — protein sequence MANAPMKKDVVVIGGGPGGYVAAIRLGQLGKSVALVEKEQVGGVCLNWGCIPSKALIHIAKLYEEMKNAEEIGITCKNIAIDLKKAQAWKIGVVKKLTTGVSQLCKGLGVEILKGTADFETPNRVSVKGSNGGAQTVEFTNAIVATGSRPIEIPGFKIDGKQVVDSKDALDWTEAPNRILIVGGGVIGMEIGMLYQKFGTKVTVVEMLDQLLPGTDADIAQFLMIACRKREITVHLSSKALGWEKKKDGLHVNVETPKGKVNVVCDVILLSVGRSPNGKGVGLERIGVRVDAKGAIPVNQKLQTSLPHIFAIGDVVGPPLLAHKASKEGLVAAEVIGGKPEVYDVQAMPAAVFTDPEIATVGMSEEDAKRKGYSTFTGKFPFAASGRAVSTGATEGFVKVVAEKGTNLLLGVQIMGPSAADLISEATLAIEMGASVEDLALTVHPHPTLSESVMEAAEAAHGKAIHTVNRTPSQVTRAHGTV from the coding sequence ATGGCAAACGCACCTATGAAGAAAGATGTGGTCGTCATCGGAGGAGGTCCCGGAGGGTACGTGGCCGCCATCCGCCTGGGACAGTTGGGGAAGTCGGTCGCCTTGGTGGAAAAAGAGCAGGTCGGAGGGGTCTGCCTGAACTGGGGATGCATCCCCTCCAAGGCGCTCATCCACATCGCCAAGCTTTACGAGGAGATGAAGAACGCCGAAGAGATCGGAATCACGTGCAAGAACATCGCCATCGATCTCAAGAAAGCCCAGGCGTGGAAAATCGGCGTTGTGAAAAAGCTCACCACTGGAGTGTCACAGCTTTGCAAGGGTCTCGGTGTTGAAATTCTCAAAGGCACGGCGGATTTCGAAACGCCGAATCGCGTTTCCGTGAAGGGATCCAACGGGGGCGCGCAAACGGTCGAATTTACGAACGCGATCGTGGCCACCGGCTCGCGGCCGATCGAAATTCCCGGCTTCAAAATCGACGGCAAACAGGTCGTCGATTCAAAGGACGCACTCGATTGGACGGAGGCGCCGAACAGAATTCTGATCGTCGGCGGGGGCGTGATCGGAATGGAAATCGGGATGCTTTATCAAAAATTCGGAACAAAAGTGACCGTCGTCGAAATGTTGGACCAGCTTCTTCCCGGCACCGATGCCGATATCGCCCAGTTTCTCATGATCGCCTGCCGAAAGAGGGAGATAACGGTTCATCTTTCGAGTAAGGCTTTGGGCTGGGAAAAGAAAAAGGACGGCCTCCATGTCAACGTCGAAACCCCGAAGGGAAAGGTGAACGTCGTCTGCGACGTCATTCTTCTTTCGGTGGGCCGCAGTCCAAACGGAAAGGGTGTCGGACTGGAAAGAATCGGCGTCCGGGTCGATGCCAAGGGCGCTATTCCGGTGAATCAAAAACTTCAAACGAGCCTTCCGCATATATTCGCGATCGGCGATGTGGTCGGCCCGCCGCTCTTGGCGCATAAGGCTTCGAAGGAAGGCCTGGTCGCGGCGGAAGTCATCGGGGGCAAACCGGAAGTCTACGACGTTCAAGCCATGCCGGCGGCCGTATTTACGGACCCTGAAATCGCCACCGTGGGAATGAGCGAAGAGGACGCCAAGCGAAAGGGGTATTCGACGTTCACCGGCAAGTTCCCCTTTGCCGCGTCCGGGCGGGCGGTCTCCACCGGAGCGACGGAAGGATTCGTGAAAGTCGTAGCGGAAAAGGGGACGAATCTTCTCCTCGGTGTTCAAATTATGGGGCCCAGCGCGGCGGATTTGATTAGCGAAGCGACGCTGGCGATTGAAATGGGGGCCAGCGTGGAGGATCTGGCGCTCACGGTCCATCCGCATCCGACCCTCTCGGAGTCGGTAATGGAAGCCGCTGAGGCGGCGCACGGGAAAGCAATTCATACGGTCAATCGCACTCCATCGCAGGTGACCCGTGCCCATGGCACTGTCTAA